In Mycobacterium gallinarum, a single window of DNA contains:
- a CDS encoding ATP-dependent DNA helicase — MLATAVSALGGAERPGQIEMAEAVAHAFESGEHLAVQAGTGTGKSLAYLVPAIARAVETEKPVVISTATIALQRQLVDRDLPRLAESLTDALPRTPEFALLKGRGNYLCLNKIHNGSTSEPDEQPQEELFEPVAASALGRDVQRLVAWSSDTETGDRDELTPGVPDRSWSQVSVSARECIGVSRCPFGTDCFAEKARDKAGHADVVVTNHALLAIDAVSDAAVLPEHHLLVVDEAHELVDRVTGVATGELSATSMAVAHRRSSRLVDQELAQRLEAATATLSSVIHDATPGRIDTLDDEMATYLTALRDAAHRVRSAIDTSPSDPKAASARAEAVTALTDMADTASRILDSFVPAIPDRTDVVWLDREENRGSTRVVLRVAPLSVSGLLRTRLFEQTTAVLTSATLTIGGRFDAMASAWGLAGDDDKVRWRGIDVGSPFQHEKSGILYVAAHLPPPGRDGTGSAEQLDEIAGLITAAGGRTLGLFSSMRAAKAAAEIMRDRLDTPVLCQGDDTTSALVKRFAEDAETSLFGTLSLWQGVDVPGPSLSLVLIDRIPFPRPDDPLLTARQRAIASRGGNGFMAVAASHAALLLAQGAGRLLRRIDDKGVVAVLDSRMATARYSGFLRASLPPFWATTDSVRVREALERLRAG; from the coding sequence CTGCTGGCAACGGCGGTCAGCGCACTCGGCGGTGCAGAACGCCCCGGCCAGATCGAGATGGCCGAGGCGGTGGCCCATGCCTTCGAAAGCGGTGAACACCTCGCCGTCCAGGCGGGCACGGGGACCGGGAAGTCTCTGGCGTACCTGGTGCCGGCGATCGCGCGGGCAGTCGAGACCGAGAAGCCGGTCGTCATATCGACGGCGACCATCGCGCTGCAGCGCCAGCTCGTCGACCGTGATCTCCCCCGGCTCGCCGAATCGTTGACCGACGCACTGCCCCGCACCCCCGAGTTCGCACTGCTGAAGGGCCGGGGAAATTACCTGTGTCTCAACAAGATTCACAACGGATCGACGAGCGAACCGGATGAGCAGCCGCAGGAGGAGCTGTTCGAGCCGGTGGCGGCGTCCGCCCTCGGCCGCGATGTGCAGCGGCTCGTCGCATGGTCGTCGGACACCGAGACAGGAGATCGCGACGAGCTGACACCCGGGGTGCCCGACCGGTCGTGGTCGCAGGTCAGCGTGTCCGCCCGAGAATGCATCGGAGTGTCGCGTTGTCCGTTTGGCACCGACTGCTTCGCAGAGAAAGCCCGCGACAAGGCCGGCCACGCCGATGTCGTCGTCACCAACCACGCACTGCTGGCCATCGACGCCGTATCGGATGCGGCCGTGCTTCCCGAACACCACCTGCTCGTGGTCGACGAAGCACACGAACTCGTCGACCGCGTCACCGGCGTGGCCACCGGCGAACTCTCGGCGACGTCGATGGCGGTCGCGCATCGACGTTCGAGTCGGCTGGTCGATCAGGAACTGGCGCAACGGCTGGAGGCCGCCACCGCCACGCTGTCGTCGGTCATCCACGACGCCACACCGGGACGGATCGACACGCTCGACGACGAAATGGCGACCTACCTCACCGCGCTGCGCGACGCCGCCCACCGGGTTCGATCGGCGATCGACACCAGTCCGAGCGACCCGAAAGCCGCCTCCGCGCGCGCCGAGGCGGTCACCGCGCTGACCGATATGGCAGACACCGCGTCGCGCATCCTGGACTCCTTCGTGCCGGCCATTCCGGACCGCACCGACGTCGTGTGGCTCGATCGGGAGGAGAACCGCGGCAGCACGCGAGTGGTCCTGCGCGTCGCCCCGCTGTCGGTGTCAGGTCTGTTGCGCACCCGGCTGTTCGAGCAGACCACGGCCGTCCTCACCTCCGCCACGTTGACCATCGGCGGCAGGTTCGATGCCATGGCGTCGGCGTGGGGGCTCGCCGGTGACGACGACAAGGTCCGGTGGCGAGGCATCGACGTGGGATCGCCGTTCCAGCATGAAAAGTCGGGCATCCTCTACGTCGCCGCACATCTCCCACCGCCGGGGCGCGACGGCACCGGATCGGCCGAACAGCTCGACGAGATCGCCGGGCTCATCACCGCCGCGGGCGGCCGCACACTCGGCCTGTTCTCGTCGATGCGCGCCGCAAAGGCCGCGGCGGAGATCATGCGGGACCGTCTCGACACCCCCGTCCTGTGTCAAGGTGACGACACCACGTCGGCGCTGGTGAAACGCTTCGCCGAGGACGCGGAGACGTCGCTGTTCGGGACCCTGTCGCTCTGGCAGGGCGTCGATGTTCCCGGGCCGTCACTGTCGTTGGTGCTCATCGACCGCATCCCGTTCCCCCGGCCCGACGATCCGCTGCTGACGGCACGTCAACGCGCGATCGCTTCCCGCGGTGGCAACGGATTCATGGCCGTCGCCGCCAGCCACGCGGCGCTGCTGCTGGCTCAGGGCGCCGGCCGGCTCCTGCGGCGCATCGACGATAAGGGCGTCGTCGCGGTACTGGACTCACGGATGGCCACCGCGCGGTACAGCGGGTTTCTGCGGGCGTCGCTGCCACCGTTCTGGGCGACCACCGACTCGGTCAGGGTCCGCGAGGCGCTCGAACGCTTACGCGCGGGCTGA